The following are from one region of the Candidatus Sysuiplasma jiujiangense genome:
- a CDS encoding PKD domain-containing protein — translation MKNAGICRSGQSAVLLAMFVVLIVAIGPAAGALTHSNYSGTRLLTVSQAHRKVRTSVAISGSATSGVSLTPGAGTSSASQPSSYPGRIIKTLSFGATDSSAPFPVPGAYDPYDGLIYSGAIQGSVNPSGFFNGMLEANATSAYLLSGDIPTLHQVTSAAWDTGTGNIILGENNGTNAFIQVYNTYANKTIATMSLPYPRYVANTLYDTINGQAYILQVLTTTTPVSSVLTIYNVAQNLTNANPPSLSSIYAESMTFNSNFSTLFVLGLNSSSGNIEVMAINMNNYSEHLISMPSLGSFSTSNVALGGIAYDPADGSVYFSYSYINSSTPSTGPYPEGIGIINAYTQSYVLNFSMPDVHLSRFTFSNDLPAGSPFGPNVAGMLTYDPNNKDLYLTQNGLPWQLIDTSGIYQGQDMYNRTIAVINGTSPTSANPVALLASSSFPLGGLFIPSQPSSEGGSLWFPSIGLISSGIMVGNYTVAGIPPVINSFSLSKSTIDEGSSVSASSSVTFGVGSITYSYSGLPAGMVSQNSSTISGTPTESGTFTITLTVSDAAGETTDASVKLTVSPPLSASIAASSTTPDAGQVVQFSASIAGGTSPYSVQWSFGDGTGANGNPVSHVFSASGNYTVSATVTDSLGTVTRASITEIVSLPPENLTISASSNLTDAGIPVLFSAEFQHGSTPITYKWSLGDGSTSSSPTVTHAYSSSGNYTVSVTVMDSAGESSTASYLIVVMPDPQVSIFVSPSAVAAGGNVTLSASVTGGLSPYIYQWNLGDGNQSTQRSLGHTYIKAGNYNVSLKVIDAAGYTATNQTEVTVASGTLSIIASSNVTDASLPITFSARTEYGSTALTYAWSLGNGNTSSSAVVTQAYGSPGYYKVTLVVSNSSTQLASAAYLVLVLPDPQISINSASTVRAGNTVNFTVAVTGGESPYSYAWNLGDGNTSTQQSPQQSYSRPGNYTVTVSVTDAAGKTVTKSVNIKVTSSSTQAAKSNNQGSTASLLTAAAGGVAAGIVVGAVVIAAVMRRRKSPPGSG, via the coding sequence ATGAAGAACGCAGGAATCTGTCGCTCAGGACAGAGCGCGGTGCTTCTTGCGATGTTTGTCGTGCTCATTGTTGCAATCGGCCCCGCCGCTGGAGCATTGACGCACAGCAATTACAGCGGAACACGTTTATTGACGGTGAGTCAGGCTCACCGCAAGGTCCGTACTTCAGTGGCAATCTCCGGTTCGGCAACGTCGGGCGTTTCACTCACACCCGGAGCAGGCACGAGCTCCGCATCCCAGCCTTCCTCCTATCCCGGCAGAATAATCAAAACACTCTCTTTTGGTGCCACCGACTCTTCAGCTCCCTTTCCTGTGCCGGGTGCATATGACCCTTATGATGGCCTGATCTATTCAGGTGCAATACAGGGTTCAGTAAATCCAAGTGGTTTTTTCAACGGCATGCTTGAGGCTAATGCCACCTCGGCATATCTGCTCTCAGGCGACATACCCACTTTGCATCAGGTCACCAGCGCTGCCTGGGACACCGGCACAGGTAACATCATCCTCGGCGAAAACAATGGAACGAACGCGTTTATTCAGGTGTACAATACATATGCAAACAAAACAATCGCGACGATGTCTTTGCCGTATCCCAGATATGTGGCAAACACACTCTATGACACCATTAACGGGCAGGCATATATTCTACAGGTGTTAACTACAACCACTCCTGTGTCATCTGTCTTAACGATATACAATGTTGCACAGAACCTGACGAACGCAAACCCCCCGTCGCTCTCCAGTATCTATGCAGAATCCATGACTTTCAACTCGAATTTCTCCACACTGTTTGTCCTGGGCCTTAATTCATCATCAGGCAATATTGAAGTGATGGCAATCAATATGAACAACTATTCCGAACATCTCATTTCGATGCCAAGTCTGGGTTCGTTTAGTACATCCAATGTAGCTCTTGGCGGCATCGCATATGATCCGGCCGATGGTTCGGTCTATTTCTCGTATTCTTATATTAACTCTTCCACTCCATCAACAGGTCCCTATCCCGAAGGGATAGGCATCATCAATGCTTACACGCAGTCGTATGTTCTCAATTTCTCAATGCCGGACGTTCATTTGAGCAGATTTACCTTTTCCAACGATCTGCCTGCGGGTTCTCCTTTTGGGCCAAATGTGGCAGGCATGCTTACCTATGATCCAAACAACAAGGATCTCTATCTGACGCAGAACGGCCTGCCATGGCAGCTCATAGACACATCTGGTATTTACCAAGGTCAGGATATGTATAACAGGACCATAGCTGTCATCAACGGGACATCCCCCACATCTGCCAATCCGGTTGCACTGCTTGCCTCCAGCTCGTTCCCGCTCGGTGGCCTGTTCATCCCCTCCCAGCCATCCTCTGAGGGAGGTTCCCTGTGGTTCCCCTCTATCGGTTTGATCAGCAGTGGCATTATGGTTGGAAATTACACTGTTGCGGGAATTCCACCAGTGATCAATTCATTCAGCCTTTCAAAGAGTACAATCGATGAGGGCTCCAGCGTTTCCGCTTCATCCTCCGTCACATTTGGCGTAGGGTCCATAACCTACTCGTATTCAGGTCTTCCTGCAGGCATGGTTTCGCAGAATTCCAGCACCATAAGCGGTACCCCCACGGAAAGCGGCACATTCACCATTACACTCACCGTCAGCGACGCCGCGGGTGAGACAACAGATGCATCTGTCAAGCTGACAGTCAGTCCGCCGCTCAGCGCCTCGATAGCAGCTTCTTCCACAACACCAGACGCCGGTCAGGTTGTCCAGTTCTCCGCGAGCATAGCAGGCGGAACATCCCCATACTCAGTCCAGTGGTCATTCGGAGACGGAACAGGTGCTAATGGAAATCCGGTAAGCCATGTCTTCAGTGCTTCCGGCAATTACACGGTGAGCGCTACCGTCACCGACTCGCTTGGAACTGTGACCAGAGCATCGATTACGGAGATAGTTTCCCTCCCTCCTGAGAACCTTACAATATCGGCAAGCAGCAACCTGACAGATGCAGGCATTCCGGTTCTTTTCTCGGCCGAGTTCCAGCATGGCAGCACGCCGATCACCTACAAGTGGTCTCTGGGAGACGGCAGTACCTCTTCATCGCCCACTGTCACACATGCCTACTCATCCAGTGGAAACTACACTGTTAGCGTAACCGTCATGGACTCCGCAGGTGAAAGCTCCACAGCTTCATATCTGATCGTGGTTATGCCTGACCCGCAGGTCAGCATATTCGTCTCACCGTCGGCTGTCGCGGCCGGAGGCAATGTTACCCTCAGTGCCAGTGTTACAGGCGGTCTGAGTCCCTACATCTACCAGTGGAATCTGGGCGACGGGAATCAGTCCACGCAGCGTTCCCTTGGCCATACGTACATCAAGGCAGGCAATTACAACGTGAGTCTGAAGGTGATCGATGCGGCAGGATACACGGCAACGAATCAGACGGAGGTGACAGTTGCAAGCGGGACACTTTCCATAATTGCAAGCAGCAATGTGACAGATGCAAGCCTACCTATCACTTTCTCCGCCAGAACAGAGTATGGCAGTACAGCCCTGACATATGCATGGAGCCTGGGTAACGGCAATACGTCTTCATCTGCCGTTGTTACACAGGCCTATGGTTCCCCCGGTTATTATAAGGTCACCCTCGTTGTTTCCAACTCGTCCACACAGCTTGCGTCAGCAGCATATTTGGTCCTTGTATTGCCGGATCCGCAGATTTCAATAAACAGCGCTTCAACAGTCAGGGCAGGCAACACTGTAAACTTCACAGTTGCAGTCACCGGTGGGGAATCGCCGTATTCCTACGCCTGGAATCTTGGCGACGGCAATACATCGACGCAGCAGTCCCCTCAACAGTCATACAGCAGGCCGGGCAATTACACGGTTACTGTCAGCGTGACGGATGCTGCCGGCAAGACAGTCACGAAATCGGTGAACATCAAGGTCACCTCTTCCTCGACTCAGGCGGCAAAGAGCAACAACCAGGGCAGCACTGCAAGCCTGCTTACAGCGGCTGCAGGCGGGGTTGCGGCTGGCATCGTGGTCGGAGCTGTCGTGATTGCTGCTGTAATGAGGCGCAGGAAGAGCCCTCCGGGCAGCGGATGA
- a CDS encoding MFS transporter, with amino-acid sequence MPKIPFLFFRFLVSKMLVSILFSAFTVFFLWEIVETYHSVFLAGLVATIYLVVQMLVSVPVGHMIDRMNSTVIGMIGSVIVLLSPLLLTTGYTLQVVYSSTVLITVGWTMKGDSFSATIKKHLSEDQFMASNSFNLAATYAASLTGTALGGAAILYFARLFPYLLLVTALASLLLSMPVSEEMPRRGHSRVVGELASSLAFFRKIVGFLVIAFVLNGLFMALDVYSSGLFHIILHSNAIFYTLFVMSIPVGGIFGSFLANFFKNSIQRPFTVASLVLLFAPMFLVLGISRNAVADVIDALLLGLLLPVINLPLNVKLMKIVPSRTYGKIMAFLRIFVGGSTPAMAALFSFIAIYFPVSEVLLYVGILLFPLTGLSYIVLPRFMNMRPEED; translated from the coding sequence ATGCCGAAGATACCCTTCCTCTTCTTTCGGTTTCTAGTATCCAAGATGCTTGTAAGCATCCTCTTCAGTGCTTTCACCGTATTCTTCCTGTGGGAAATAGTTGAGACATACCATTCCGTATTCCTTGCGGGGCTGGTTGCTACCATATACCTTGTCGTCCAAATGCTTGTATCCGTTCCTGTAGGACACATGATAGACAGGATGAACAGCACTGTCATCGGCATGATCGGCTCAGTGATAGTCCTGCTGAGTCCCCTCTTGCTGACAACAGGCTACACGCTTCAGGTTGTGTACTCCTCAACTGTGTTAATCACGGTTGGGTGGACAATGAAAGGGGACAGTTTTTCTGCAACGATCAAGAAGCATCTGAGCGAGGATCAGTTCATGGCATCAAATTCCTTTAACCTTGCAGCAACATACGCTGCATCACTGACAGGAACAGCTCTCGGTGGAGCGGCGATCCTGTACTTTGCGCGTCTTTTTCCCTACCTGCTTCTTGTGACTGCACTCGCCTCCCTTCTCCTGTCGATGCCGGTCAGCGAGGAGATGCCAAGGCGCGGGCACTCAAGAGTTGTCGGGGAACTGGCATCATCGCTTGCTTTCTTCCGGAAGATAGTCGGGTTTCTCGTCATAGCCTTTGTTCTGAACGGCCTTTTCATGGCTCTCGATGTCTACTCCTCAGGTCTGTTCCACATCATACTCCATTCCAACGCAATCTTCTACACCCTGTTTGTGATGTCCATCCCGGTCGGCGGAATATTTGGATCATTCCTGGCCAATTTCTTTAAAAACAGTATTCAGAGACCATTCACAGTCGCCTCTCTGGTCCTCCTATTCGCTCCTATGTTTCTTGTCCTCGGCATTAGCAGGAATGCTGTTGCGGACGTAATCGATGCGCTGCTGCTGGGCCTCCTGTTGCCCGTGATCAACCTGCCGCTGAACGTTAAACTGATGAAAATCGTACCCTCAAGGACATATGGCAAGATCATGGCCTTCCTGCGGATCTTTGTGGGCGGCTCCACTCCTGCAATGGCCGCTCTCTTTTCATTTATCGCGATATATTTCCCTGTCAGTGAAGTGCTGCTGTACGTCGGCATACTGCTCTTCCCGCTGACCGGTCTGTCATACATTGTTTTACCCAGATTCATGAACATGAGACCGGAGGAGGACTGA
- a CDS encoding DUF2080 family transposase-associated protein — translation MRTVEVVDGNLRLSDEVVAVIEKEVTKFGTGAKVDCPRKFLGKRVYLVICEKGREK, via the coding sequence ATGAGAACAGTTGAGGTCGTTGACGGCAATCTGCGACTGTCAGATGAGGTTGTTGCAGTCATAGAGAAGGAAGTGACAAAATTCGGTACAGGGGCAAAGGTTGACTGCCCCAGGAAGTTCCTGGGGAAAAGGGTCTATCTTGTGATATGCGAGAAGGGAAGAGAAAAGTGA
- a CDS encoding ATP-binding protein gives MNLDFIDRETELSSLSEKFDSGKFELVILYGRRRVGKTFMLEKLLSEKKGIYFLCDKGGTLRNGERFKRLVADYFGEQPIESNDFYDIFEHIVKKFDDRTLIVIDEFPYLIEKDESIPSLFQRIVDQLLLRGRVMLVLCGSSISMMEESVLSHRSPLYGRRTMSMRLDDIAFTKFPEFFPHNSFLKNVEFYSILGGTPHYLRKFSDRLSTKENVASVIFNRSGSLYEEVDFILREEFRSPETYKNIMGAIATGSSRLVHISDKTGIKETDIRKYINNLVSLGLIRRLTSVHDTKGRKGIYVLENNFFSFWFRFVEPFKSYLEIGNLNNAMAHFNDDFNSFVGKQVENLVRRQLLHRLIPFPIYRSGAFWSSGIEIDAVALNKERKEIAFVEVKWKENVDCRRICADLMTKSKQYPHRGFKPSYFIIARSFRNECKDCHAVRLEKLVEKQ, from the coding sequence ATGAACCTTGATTTTATTGACAGGGAAACCGAATTGTCATCACTTTCAGAAAAGTTCGATTCAGGCAAATTCGAATTGGTCATTCTTTACGGCAGGAGAAGGGTTGGCAAGACATTCATGCTTGAAAAGCTGCTTTCTGAAAAAAAAGGGATCTATTTTCTCTGCGATAAGGGCGGTACACTTCGTAACGGAGAGAGATTCAAGAGACTTGTCGCTGATTATTTTGGTGAACAGCCAATTGAAAGTAATGACTTCTATGACATCTTTGAACACATCGTAAAGAAATTCGACGACCGTACACTGATAGTCATCGATGAGTTTCCTTATCTGATTGAGAAAGATGAATCCATACCATCCCTGTTTCAGAGGATAGTTGATCAGTTGCTCCTCAGGGGCAGAGTGATGCTCGTACTCTGTGGTTCAAGCATTTCCATGATGGAAGAGAGCGTTCTCAGTCACAGAAGTCCATTATACGGCAGACGGACAATGTCAATGCGCCTGGATGATATTGCCTTTACAAAGTTTCCTGAATTCTTCCCGCATAACAGTTTTCTCAAAAACGTTGAGTTTTACAGCATCCTCGGAGGAACTCCGCATTATCTCAGGAAGTTCAGTGACCGTTTGAGCACAAAGGAGAATGTGGCCAGTGTGATCTTCAACAGGTCTGGAAGCCTCTATGAAGAGGTTGATTTCATCCTCAGGGAAGAGTTCAGATCACCCGAGACATACAAGAACATTATGGGGGCCATTGCGACCGGCAGCAGCAGGCTTGTTCACATTTCAGACAAGACAGGCATCAAAGAAACGGACATAAGAAAATACATCAACAATCTGGTCTCCCTGGGCCTGATAAGACGATTGACCTCCGTCCATGACACGAAGGGCAGGAAGGGGATATACGTGCTGGAAAACAATTTCTTTTCATTCTGGTTCAGATTTGTGGAGCCGTTCAAATCATATCTGGAAATAGGCAACCTGAACAATGCCATGGCACACTTCAATGATGATTTCAACTCCTTTGTCGGAAAACAGGTCGAGAATCTGGTCCGACGCCAGCTTCTGCACCGGCTTATCCCTTTTCCGATCTACAGGAGCGGTGCTTTCTGGTCATCCGGCATTGAAATTGATGCTGTCGCCCTGAACAAGGAAAGGAAGGAGATTGCGTTTGTTGAAGTCAAATGGAAGGAGAACGTCGATTGCAGGCGGATATGCGCAGATTTGATGACGAAGAGCAAGCAGTATCCGCATAGGGGTTTCAAACCCTCTTATTTCATCATAGCGCGGAGCTTCAGGAACGAGTGCAAAGACTGCCATGCGGTCAGACTGGAAAAACTGGTTGAAAAACAATGA
- a CDS encoding fibronectin type III domain-containing protein, with translation MRDEKMKISDGSNGTGKLRMLAVALVAAAMILSAFLVFGAALSLASTGVTHISNTVQHYSVWTVTTPTVVSNSTIYAGSVVVTNSSLLSVVNGSSVVVNYTVVVEGGATMNMTSSTLIFNSSSSPSDVNVYTGSNLQFYRSLVTHAPNSGGGLDGASYYIYANSTSASAKARISVVSSELTQLSLLDILANATGTLYNTTVYSHTSYSPTGPVYNDTVNLFFNGGSGSLGDSSLYDTFVAAQHAPGLQISANRFVETENSNSSLKGNYVISVMDSNGISVAQNSLTGIAGEGIILFLVNDSYLSRNSLSSGFAGIGVVQSNHNLIEDNRIVDSGIYGLVLLESYGNSLYSNTMRNESFNFGNYWTYGMDPLYLYNTVASNNTVNGLNVYYIVNGSSMAFSNAGYITFVNSRNMTVTGANLTSNIVAGTIYNSSGISVSSVSNASMEAISGLDIVNSTDVALSNSDFSNFITEFASNEPAIGVYNVNGFSLTDSTVNNITSSHNDYAVDAFNTTSFTIGYSNLSNDYYGALSFSSNFSGLTITHSKMTGNYYGGVGYNGITYATDVSLIDSNFSNDYYGGVGYGGLTGQGSIAYTNNLKIVDSLFANDFAGGIGYQSIAYTNNTYILNSTFTNDYLGGIGYASANFAFYYSSNVTIMGSNLSSDYYGGIGYYPDEHTSNLRIIDSTLTNDTYGGFGNIGLFAVSGLAIMNSNLSNDLYGGIGYYGISGSNNITIWNSTLSNDYYGGIGYYGLSSSSNILIAHSTFNNDTYGGDGASGMNQLANIHIIDDKFTNSYAGLNSITSSAGVVIQGSVFSNDEYGLGSLANDGNVVIDNSTFSHNIRSGIGSITDSSNVVIMSSVLSHNNKGISDVYSSDLIVVKSNVSNDYGGGIYVGSYSYVSVQSSVLDADYFGPLDISSNAYVAVNNSVMTGNEQGISIGSNSFLLIENSTVNGLLYTLSMSGSTVIVYNSTVNTNNTQFSGDLFLEAQMARVQVLDAAGNPLSGIYVNVYSAGQNVYSGFTGKDGYTPYFFAYTYEMSYTYTGVPLTTVTPQNTGPYTFSNAYNFYVTSPMTTLVVNATSGVSRPTAPNDVSATAGNGYILVKWLAPSSSGSSPITGYNVTLTWSGGSMTTQVSANTLDVNFTGLTNGVTYTVTVTAESSLGTGPASSPVTATPTQPLAMPGATDLSQARLTGTSQVTLTWSAVSGATEYEVLMGTSPSQMAVIATVNSTSYTVTGLSPGTTYYFSIRAVNSAGAGQQSNVQSVSTATSSAQQFADYAPGISLIIIAIAAIAALAVGVYVTRERKKKL, from the coding sequence TTGAGAGATGAGAAGATGAAGATATCAGACGGATCTAATGGAACTGGAAAGTTGAGGATGCTGGCTGTCGCGCTTGTAGCCGCAGCAATGATTCTGAGCGCGTTTCTTGTTTTTGGAGCGGCACTGTCGCTTGCAAGCACAGGGGTGACGCACATAAGCAACACTGTTCAGCACTATTCGGTCTGGACTGTAACGACACCGACTGTTGTCAGCAACTCAACCATATATGCGGGCAGTGTCGTGGTTACAAACAGCTCCCTTCTGTCTGTGGTTAACGGCAGTTCTGTTGTGGTGAACTACACGGTTGTTGTGGAGGGCGGTGCAACTATGAACATGACATCAAGCACGCTCATATTCAACTCCTCTTCTTCTCCGTCGGATGTCAATGTATATACAGGGTCCAATCTGCAGTTTTACAGATCACTCGTTACTCACGCCCCAAATTCAGGAGGTGGACTGGACGGTGCATCGTATTATATCTATGCGAACAGCACCTCCGCTTCTGCAAAGGCCCGAATTAGCGTTGTTTCCTCGGAACTCACTCAGCTAAGCCTTCTGGATATACTCGCCAACGCGACCGGAACGCTGTACAATACGACTGTCTATTCACACACCAGCTACTCACCCACAGGACCGGTATACAACGATACCGTCAACCTTTTTTTCAATGGGGGCTCCGGAAGCCTCGGGGATTCATCACTCTATGACACATTTGTGGCTGCACAACACGCTCCCGGCCTTCAGATTTCAGCCAACAGATTCGTTGAAACGGAGAACAGCAATTCATCACTGAAGGGTAATTACGTAATTAGTGTCATGGATTCAAATGGAATAAGTGTTGCACAAAATAGCCTGACAGGCATAGCTGGTGAGGGCATTATTTTGTTCCTGGTGAATGACAGCTATTTAAGCAGAAATTCGTTAAGCTCAGGATTTGCCGGAATAGGAGTAGTACAGTCAAATCATAACTTAATAGAAGATAACAGAATTGTCGATTCGGGCATCTACGGACTGGTTTTACTTGAATCATACGGCAATTCGCTATACTCAAACACCATGAGAAATGAATCTTTCAATTTTGGCAATTATTGGACATACGGCATGGACCCGCTCTACCTTTACAATACAGTAGCCTCAAACAATACGGTTAACGGTCTCAATGTCTACTACATTGTAAACGGAAGCAGCATGGCATTTTCAAATGCAGGATACATCACATTCGTCAACAGCAGGAATATGACGGTTACTGGAGCCAACCTCACTTCAAACATTGTAGCGGGCACAATTTACAACAGTTCTGGGATTTCGGTAAGCAGCGTATCAAATGCATCCATGGAGGCGATCTCAGGCCTGGATATTGTCAATTCCACGGATGTTGCCTTATCGAATTCTGATTTCAGCAATTTCATAACTGAATTTGCTTCCAATGAACCGGCAATCGGCGTCTACAATGTGAACGGATTCTCCCTTACCGACAGCACTGTAAACAACATAACCTCCAGTCACAATGACTACGCCGTCGATGCGTTCAATACAACTTCCTTTACGATTGGATACTCCAACCTTTCAAACGACTATTACGGTGCGCTGTCATTCAGCAGCAACTTCAGCGGTCTCACCATCACGCACAGCAAAATGACCGGCAACTACTACGGCGGCGTAGGATACAATGGAATCACATATGCAACCGATGTCAGTTTGATTGATTCCAACTTCAGCAACGATTATTACGGCGGTGTGGGTTACGGCGGACTGACAGGCCAGGGAAGCATTGCCTACACAAACAATCTGAAGATAGTTGATTCGCTGTTCGCGAACGATTTCGCCGGCGGAATAGGGTATCAGAGCATCGCATACACAAACAACACCTACATTCTTAATTCCACATTCACGAACGACTACCTTGGCGGAATAGGGTATGCAAGCGCCAACTTTGCATTCTATTATTCAAGCAATGTTACGATAATGGGAAGCAACCTGAGCAGCGACTACTACGGCGGAATAGGGTATTACCCGGATGAGCATACAAGCAATTTGAGGATAATCGACAGTACTCTCACAAACGACACTTACGGCGGATTTGGAAATATCGGACTTTTTGCAGTAAGTGGACTTGCAATAATGAATTCCAATCTTTCAAATGACCTCTACGGCGGAATAGGGTATTACGGCATATCAGGGTCTAACAACATTACAATTTGGAACAGCACCCTCTCCAATGACTATTACGGCGGAATAGGGTATTACGGATTGAGTTCGTCCAGCAACATACTGATTGCCCACTCCACATTCAACAATGACACATATGGCGGAGACGGTGCCAGTGGCATGAATCAGCTTGCAAACATTCACATAATCGATGACAAATTCACAAACAGCTACGCAGGTTTGAACAGCATAACATCCAGCGCAGGCGTGGTCATACAGGGTTCTGTATTCAGCAATGACGAGTACGGCCTGGGCAGCCTTGCCAACGACGGTAACGTTGTGATTGACAATTCGACATTTTCGCACAATATCCGCTCTGGGATTGGCTCGATAACCGATTCCTCTAACGTGGTGATAATGTCATCCGTCCTGAGCCACAACAACAAAGGTATTTCGGATGTTTACAGCAGCGACCTGATTGTTGTCAAATCGAATGTCAGTAACGACTACGGCGGAGGCATCTACGTCGGTTCATATTCCTATGTTTCAGTGCAGAGCTCGGTTCTTGATGCTGATTATTTTGGGCCGCTCGACATCTCAAGTAACGCGTATGTCGCTGTGAATAACTCTGTGATGACAGGTAATGAACAGGGCATTTCCATAGGATCAAATTCCTTCCTCCTGATTGAGAATAGCACAGTCAATGGACTGCTCTATACCCTGAGCATGAGCGGGTCCACTGTGATAGTCTACAACAGCACGGTGAACACCAACAACACCCAATTCAGCGGAGATCTCTTCCTTGAGGCGCAAATGGCCAGGGTTCAGGTTCTGGACGCTGCAGGCAATCCGCTTTCCGGAATCTATGTAAATGTCTACTCGGCAGGACAGAATGTTTATTCCGGCTTCACGGGCAAGGACGGCTACACGCCGTATTTCTTCGCATACACTTACGAAATGTCCTACACGTACACAGGCGTGCCTCTGACAACTGTGACGCCTCAAAACACAGGACCTTACACTTTCTCGAATGCATATAACTTCTATGTTACTTCCCCAATGACGACACTTGTGGTCAATGCCACATCAGGCGTGTCCAGGCCTACAGCACCCAATGACGTTTCAGCAACTGCCGGAAACGGCTACATACTTGTGAAGTGGCTGGCGCCTTCCAGCTCCGGTTCCTCTCCGATCACGGGCTACAATGTAACGCTGACATGGTCAGGAGGTTCAATGACGACACAGGTCTCGGCAAACACACTTGACGTCAACTTCACCGGTCTGACCAACGGAGTGACTTACACAGTAACTGTGACTGCGGAGAGTTCCCTCGGAACCGGACCTGCGAGCAGCCCTGTAACGGCAACCCCGACACAGCCCCTTGCTATGCCAGGCGCTACTGACCTCTCACAGGCAAGACTGACCGGCACTTCCCAGGTGACACTGACATGGAGTGCTGTTTCCGGCGCCACTGAATACGAAGTGTTGATGGGCACATCCCCATCCCAGATGGCTGTCATAGCCACTGTCAACTCAACATCATACACGGTCACCGGCCTTAGCCCGGGAACAACGTACTACTTCAGCATCAGGGCAGTGAACAGCGCAGGTGCCGGTCAGCAGTCCAATGTCCAGTCTGTGTCCACAGCGACATCGTCCGCACAGCAGTTTGCCGACTATGCGCCAGGCATATCGCTCATAATCATAGCAATAGCCGCGATTGCCGCACTTGCCGTTGGAGTGTATGTGACGAGGGAGAGAAAGAAGAAGTTGTGA
- a CDS encoding type II toxin-antitoxin system VapC family toxin — MHRDSVLELSREFSRVLGAIERIHLEPEDLKKVLLLSLEKGSAFYDAAYIFQSRKLNLPLVTNDRKMASAGKSAGITVKKAEDLAA; from the coding sequence TTGCACCGTGATAGTGTCCTCGAGCTTTCTCGTGAATTCTCCAGGGTGCTGGGCGCCATTGAGAGGATTCACCTTGAGCCGGAAGATCTGAAAAAAGTGCTGCTGCTTTCACTTGAGAAGGGTTCGGCTTTCTACGATGCGGCTTACATATTCCAGAGCCGGAAACTTAATTTGCCTCTTGTGACAAACGACAGGAAAATGGCTTCGGCGGGAAAATCTGCCGGCATTACGGTAAAGAAGGCAGAGGACTTAGCTGCATGA